The Burkholderia ambifaria AMMD genome contains the following window.
GGCAACACGACGCAGTCGGTCGCGGGCGCGCTCCAGCAGCCGTATACGACCGCGCTGCCGGGTCAGGCCGATCCGTACGGCCAGACCGTGTCCGCCGACGGCTCGATCTTCTTCCCGTTCGTCGGCCGCATTCACGTGGCCGGCAAGACGGTCGCGCAGATCCGCGAGCAGATGTCGTCCACGCTCGCGCGCTATGTGAAGAATCCGCAGCTCGACGTGCGCGTGCTGTCGTTCCGCAGCCAGAAGATACAGGTGACGGGCGAGGTGAAGCAGCCGGGCCCGCTCGCGGTGAGCGACGTGCCGCTGACGCTGGTCGACGCGATCTCGCGCTCGGGCGGCTCGACCAACGAGGCCGACCTGCAGCGCGTGCGCCTGACGCGCGACGGCAAGCTCTACACGCTCGACGCGAACGGCGTGCTCGATCGCGGCGAAGTGAAGCAGAACGTGATGCTGCAGCCGGGCGACATCGTCAACGTGCCGGACCGCAGCGACAGCCGCGTGTTCATCATGGGCGAGGTCAAGACGCCGGTCACGGTGCCGATGCTCAAGGGCAGGCTGACCATCGCCGACGCGCTCACCGCCGGCGGCGGCATCCTCGACACCGATGCGAACCCGCGCAAGATCTACGTGATGCGCGGGATGCGTGACAACCCGACGAAGCCGGAAGTGTATCGCCTCGACATGACGCAGCCGGATGCGCTGATGCTGTCGAGCCGCTTCCCGCTCCAGCCGCTCGATGTCGTCTACGTCAGCACGGCCGGCTCGGTGCAGTTCAACCGTGTGCTGCAGCAGGTGTTGCCGACGATCCAGACGATCTTCTACATGCGGCAGATCACGCGCTGATAGCCCGCCGGGGCGGCACCTGCCCCCCGGCACCACTCAAGCGGGAACGAATGGTGAACACGCAAGCAAAACACACCTACGCGGGTCCGGCCGCGAAAACCGAGGAAGAGGACGTCGTCCTCGGCCAGTTGCTCCAGGTGATCATGGACGACATCTGGCTGCTGCTCGGCATCGCGGTGACCGTCATCGCGCTCGCCGGCCTGTACTGCTTCGTCGCGAAGCCGGTCTATCAGGCCGACGTGCACGTGCGGGTCGAGGGCAACGACAACACGTCGCAGGCGCTCACGCAGACGCAGACGGGTGCATCGATCAACAGCGGTCCGCAGCAGGCGCCGACCGATGCGGAAATCGAGATCATCAAGAGCCGCGGCGTCGTCGCGCCGGTCGTCGAGGAGTTCAAGCTGAACTTCTCGGTCACGCCGAAGACGATGCCGGGGATCGGCAGCCTGGCCGCGCGCATCGCGACGCCGGGCGAGCCGTCGCGCGCGTGGTTCGGCCTGCGGTCGTACGCGTGGGGCGGCGAAGTCGCCGATATCGACTCGATCAACGTCGTGCCCGAGCTCGAAGGCAAGAAGTTGACGCTGACGGCCGGCCCGGACGGCACCTACACGGTGGTCGACCAGAACGGCCGCCGCCTGTTGTCGGGCCGCGTCGGCGAATCGGAGCAGGGCGGCGGCGTCACGCTGCTCGTGCAGAAGCTCGTCGCGCGTCCGGGCACGCAGTTCACGGTGGTCCGCTACAACGACCTCGATGCGATCACCGGCTTCCAGTCGGGCATCCAGGTGAGCGAGCAGGGCAAGCAGACGGGCGTCGTGCAGATCTCGCTCGAAGGCAAGAATCCGGACCAGACGGCCGCGATCGCGAACGCGCTCGCGCGGTCGTACCTGAACCAGCACGTGATCGCGAAGCAGGCCGAAGCGACCAAGATGCTCGACTTCCTGAAGGGCGAGGAGCCGCGCCTGAAGGCCGACCTCGAGCGTGCGGAAGCCGCGCTGACGCAGTATCAGCGCACGTCAGGCTCGATCAACGCGAGCGACGAGGCGAAGGTCTACCTGCAGGGCAGCGTGCAGTACGAGCAGCAGATCGCCGCGCAGCGCCTGCAGCTCGCGTCGCTCGCGCAGCGCTTCACCGACTCGCATCCGATGGTGATCGCCGCGAAGCAACAGCTCGCGGAACTGCAGGGCGAGAAGGACAAGTTCAGCAACCGCTTCCGCAGCCTGCCGGCGACCGAAGTGAAGGCCGTCCAGCTCCAGCGCGACGCGAAGGTCGCCGAGGACATCTACGTGCTGCTGCTGAACCGCGTGCAGGAACTGTCGGTGCAGAAGGCCGGCACGGGCGGCAACATCCACCTGATCGACTCGGCGTTGCGACCGGGCGCCCCGATCAAGCCGAAGAAGGTGCTGATCCTGTCGGCCGCGGTGTTCCTGGGGCTGATCCTCGGCACCGGCGTCGTGTTCCTGCGCCGCAACCTGTTCCAGGGCATCGAGGATCCGGACCGCGTCGAGCGCACGTTCAACCTGCCGCTGTACGGGCTGGTGCCGCAAAGCGCCGAGCAGGTGAAGCTCGATGCGATGGCCGAGAAGGGCGGCGGCCGTGCGCGGCCGATCCTCGCGAGCCTGCGCCCGAAGGATCTGAGCGTCGAAAGCATGCGCAGCCTGCGCACCGCGATGCAGTTCGCGATGATGGACGCGAAGAACCGCGTGATCGTGCTGACCGGCCCGACGCCGGGGATCGGCAAGAGCTTCCTGACGGTCAACCTCGCGGTGCTGCTCGCGCATTCGGGCAAGCGCGTGCTGCTGATCGATGCCGACATGCGCCGCGGGATGCTCGACCGCTACTTCGGCCTCACCGCGCAGCCGGGCCTGTCCGAGCTGCTGAGCGATCAGTCGGCGCTGGAGGACGCGATCCGCGAGACGCCGGTGCAGGGCCTGTCGTTCATCTCGGCCGGCACGCGCCCGCCGAACCCGTCGGAGCTGCTGATGTCGACGCGTCTGCCGCAATACCTCGAAGGGCTCGGCAAGCGCTACGACATCGTGCTGATCGACTCGCCGCCGGTGCTGGCGGTGACCGACGCGACCATCATCGGCCGCATGGCCGGCGCGACCTTCCTGGTGCTGCGCTCGGGCATGCACACCGAAGGCGAGATCGCCGACGCGATCAAGCGCCTGCGTACCGCGGGCGTCGATCTGGAAGGCGGGATCTTCAACGGCGTGCCGCCGAAGGCGCGCGGCTACGGCCGCGGCTATGCGGCCGTCCACGAATACCTGAGCGCCTGACGCATTGCACGAAACCGGGCCGGCGCGCACCGCGCCGGCCCGGCCGACTGGAGAACCCTCGATGAAAATTTCCGTGCTCGTTCCGACCTTTCGGCGCCCCGCCGACCTCGCGCGCTGCCTGCTGGCGCTGCAGCGCCAGCAGCGGCTGCCCGACGAGGTGATCGTCGTCGCGCGCCCGGAGGACGATGCCACGCACGAGCGCCTCGCCGATCCGTCGGTCGGCGGCGCGCTGCCGCTGCGGATCGTGCCGGTCGACGTGCCGGGGCAGGTCGCCGCGCTGAACAAGGGGCTCGACTCGGCGAACGGCGACATCGTCGCGATCACCGACGACGATGCGGCGCCGCGCGCCGACTGGCTCGCGCGCATCGAAGCCGTGTTCCTGGCCGATCCGCGCGTCGGTGCGGTCGGCGGCCGCGACTGGGTGCACGAGAAAGGTCGCGTGCTCGACGAGTCGCGCGAACTCGTCGGCCAGCTCACGCTCGCCGGCAAGATCATCGGCAACCATCACCTGGGCGTCGGCGGCGCGCGCGAAGTCGACATGCTGAAAGGCGCGAACATGAGCTACCGCCGCGCCGCGATCGAACGGCTGCGCTTCGACACGCGGCTGCGCGGCGCCGGTGCGCAGGTGCACAACGACATGGCATTCAGCATGCAGGTGCAGCGCGAAGGCTGGAAGCTCGTCTACGACCCGGCGATCGCGGTCGATCATTTCCCGGCCGAGCGTTTCGACGACGACCGGCGCGATGCCGCCTCGCTGAATGCGATCAGCAACGGCGCGTACAACCTGCACCTGATCCTGCGCGAGCATCTGCCGCCGCTGCGGCGCGAGCTCGCGTGGTGGTGGTGGACGCTGGTCGGCACGCGCGTCTATCCGGGCTTCGCGCACGTGCTGC
Protein-coding sequences here:
- a CDS encoding polysaccharide biosynthesis tyrosine autokinase, coding for MVNTQAKHTYAGPAAKTEEEDVVLGQLLQVIMDDIWLLLGIAVTVIALAGLYCFVAKPVYQADVHVRVEGNDNTSQALTQTQTGASINSGPQQAPTDAEIEIIKSRGVVAPVVEEFKLNFSVTPKTMPGIGSLAARIATPGEPSRAWFGLRSYAWGGEVADIDSINVVPELEGKKLTLTAGPDGTYTVVDQNGRRLLSGRVGESEQGGGVTLLVQKLVARPGTQFTVVRYNDLDAITGFQSGIQVSEQGKQTGVVQISLEGKNPDQTAAIANALARSYLNQHVIAKQAEATKMLDFLKGEEPRLKADLERAEAALTQYQRTSGSINASDEAKVYLQGSVQYEQQIAAQRLQLASLAQRFTDSHPMVIAAKQQLAELQGEKDKFSNRFRSLPATEVKAVQLQRDAKVAEDIYVLLLNRVQELSVQKAGTGGNIHLIDSALRPGAPIKPKKVLILSAAVFLGLILGTGVVFLRRNLFQGIEDPDRVERTFNLPLYGLVPQSAEQVKLDAMAEKGGGRARPILASLRPKDLSVESMRSLRTAMQFAMMDAKNRVIVLTGPTPGIGKSFLTVNLAVLLAHSGKRVLLIDADMRRGMLDRYFGLTAQPGLSELLSDQSALEDAIRETPVQGLSFISAGTRPPNPSELLMSTRLPQYLEGLGKRYDIVLIDSPPVLAVTDATIIGRMAGATFLVLRSGMHTEGEIADAIKRLRTAGVDLEGGIFNGVPPKARGYGRGYAAVHEYLSA
- a CDS encoding polysaccharide biosynthesis/export family protein, encoding MLKRPMRPLALAVAMTTFLSACATAPGNYLDSSNLKDEGRQGQAETYPVHYIDAKLVMDQLQKQQVEHPLPPGRYTDPSQYVYRVGPQDILGVTVWDHPELTTPQGQSFSSGGNTTQSVAGALQQPYTTALPGQADPYGQTVSADGSIFFPFVGRIHVAGKTVAQIREQMSSTLARYVKNPQLDVRVLSFRSQKIQVTGEVKQPGPLAVSDVPLTLVDAISRSGGSTNEADLQRVRLTRDGKLYTLDANGVLDRGEVKQNVMLQPGDIVNVPDRSDSRVFIMGEVKTPVTVPMLKGRLTIADALTAGGGILDTDANPRKIYVMRGMRDNPTKPEVYRLDMTQPDALMLSSRFPLQPLDVVYVSTAGSVQFNRVLQQVLPTIQTIFYMRQITR
- a CDS encoding glycosyltransferase family 2 protein; translated protein: MKISVLVPTFRRPADLARCLLALQRQQRLPDEVIVVARPEDDATHERLADPSVGGALPLRIVPVDVPGQVAALNKGLDSANGDIVAITDDDAAPRADWLARIEAVFLADPRVGAVGGRDWVHEKGRVLDESRELVGQLTLAGKIIGNHHLGVGGAREVDMLKGANMSYRRAAIERLRFDTRLRGAGAQVHNDMAFSMQVQREGWKLVYDPAIAVDHFPAERFDDDRRDAASLNAISNGAYNLHLILREHLPPLRRELAWWWWTLVGTRVYPGFAHVLLSLHTAQRERVREHWRAVRRGARDARRANLAPHRAAMPPVTS